The proteins below are encoded in one region of Chelmon rostratus isolate fCheRos1 chromosome 21, fCheRos1.pri, whole genome shotgun sequence:
- the trim65 gene encoding tripartite motif-containing protein 65, protein MESQNSNLTCIICLDRFQIPVTIPCGHTFCQTCITKHWDTKSKSNIGPQCPICNEKFDTRPILKRNVSLSVLTEAANSGHSGREQLMRGSDGGRVMLLCDRHKKPLVYYCRQDRTSVCCECDISECKNHDTVLLEAERENQELLLERKSKEVGKLIEETERSIKDLAENINQAKVTLQQTSTWVSVKFSTLMKILAEKQEATELFIEEQQEGAISEAEARLAELEERSKILRERQGEIAAVHNLSDTELIKESMVIEVPRLKDVPTDVTPNLQDRLNGVTDVLSRVSKLVAEDLEKAVSTAVGQDKDGSPQDKRPILAVVPSPAAPCHPGGKEGLSAYRCSLTFDPRTANEHLCLSLENRRAEHLTSGPRTVPAHEARFDHTWQVLCFQGFTRGQHYWELEVSKPWAYLGVTYETIPRKEKGKRCMVGMNELSWSLQLDEHQLSAWHNGRRETLAGHSQHSRIGMLLDYEAGTLTYYGDGQTRLHAFHCAFSQELFPACWIGEGVSITLCST, encoded by the exons ATGGAGTCTCAGAATTCAAACCTGACCTGCATCATATGCCTGGACCGTTTTCAAATCCCTGTAACCATCCCCTGTGGTCACACCTTCTGTCAAACCTGCATCACCAAGCACTGGGACACCAAGAGCAAGTCTAATATTGGACCCCAGTGCCCCATCTGCAATGAGAAGTTTGACACCAGGCCCATCCTCAAGCGTAATGTGTCCCTGTCAGTCCTGACTGAGGCCGCAAACAGCGGCCACTCCGGTAGAGAGCAGCTCATGCGTGGAAGCGATGGAGGGAGAgtcatgctgctgtgtgatcGCCACAAAAAACCACTGGTTTATTACTGCAGGCAGGACAGAACGTCTGTGTGCTGTGAGTGCGACATCTCTGAATGCAAGAACCATGACACGGTCTTGttggaggcagaaagagaaaatcaaGAG ctgctgctggaaaggAAGAGTAAGGAGGTGGGGAAACTCatagaagagacagaaagaagtaTTAAGGACCTTGCTGAGAATATCAATCAAGCTAAG GTGACTCTTCAGCAGACCTCCACCTGGGTCAGTGTCAAGTTCTCCACGCTGATGAAAATACTGGCTGAGAAGCAGGAGGCTACAGAGCTCTTTATTGAGGAGCAGCAAGAAGGTGCCATCAGTGAGGCGGAGGCACGGCTAGCTGAGCTTGAGGAGCGCTCCAAGATACTCcgagagagacagggagagataGCAGCTGTACATAACCTCTCTGATACAGAGCTCATCAAG GAATCGATGGTCATAGAAGTTCCACGTCTCAAGGATGTTCCCACAGATGTAACACCAAACCTTCAGGATCGATTGAACGGCGTCACAGACGTCCTGTCCCGAGTCTCCAAATTGGTGGCTGAGGACTTAGAGAAAGCTGTGAGCACCGCCGTGGGTCAGGACAAAGACG GTTCTCCTCAGGATAAGAGGCCGATCCTAGCTGTGGTTCCCAGTCCAGCTGCTCCGTGCCACCCTGGTGGGAAGGAGGGCCTCAGCGCTT ACCGATGCtcgctgacctttgaccctcgCACTGCCAATGAGcacctctgtctgtccctggaGAACCGGAGGGCGGAGCACCTGACCTCCGGGCCACGCACTGTCCCAGCCCACGAAGCCCGCTTCGATCACACCTGGCAGGTGCTCTGCTTTCAGGGCTTCACCCGTGGACAGCACTACTGGGAGCTGGAGGTGTCCAAGCCCTGGGCCTACCTCGGG GTGACCTACGAGACAATCCCCAGGAAGGAGAAGGGCAAGAGGTGCATGGTGGGTATGAACGAACTGTCCTGGAGCCTGCAGCTGGACGAGCACCAGCTCAGCGCCTGGCACAACGGCCGTCGGGAGACTCTGGCCGGCCACTCCCAGCACAGCCGCATCGGCATGCTGCTGGACTACGAGGCGGGGACGCTCACCTACTACGGAGACGGCCAGACCAGGCTGCATGCCTTCCACTGTGCCTTCAGCCAGGAGCTGTTCCCTGCCTGCTGGATCGGAGAGGGGGTCAGCATCACCCTCTGCTCCACATGA
- the mrpl38 gene encoding 39S ribosomal protein L38, mitochondrial yields MALRTVCAATLRSGTDLGVNNVRTLVTSAFLCGRRPALGPMPNEEINVRKLESLEKYRSYGRYLKHAEEAKNKPVWWKTYRSYVEKADPEHGAERVDIGLPYSGSSRTKQLMERRQVMKDKKKNVELERASRLRTLKIPLDQVQETWAKTSGPFHIRRLADHYGVFRDLFPMAYFLPQVSLHICYGQGNAGQVHYGNRLTPTDAASAPQISFDAEEGSLWTLLLTCPDEHLLDNEAEYIHWLVGNIPGGAVQAGEELCHYLPPFPARGTGFHRYVYVLFKQEGPIGFQEDARPSPCHSLVDRTFKTVDFYRKHQDHMTPAGLAFFQCQWDDSVTSTFHNTLNMREPVFDFIWPPVYHPPQVKFPQGQPLRYLDRYRDGKEHTYGIY; encoded by the exons ATGGCGTTGCGCACGGTATGTGCTGCTACCTTGCGAAGTGGGACAGACTTAGGGGTCAATAATGTGAGGACACTTGTCACATCAG CGTTCCTGTGTGGACGGAGACCTGCCTTGGGGCCAATGCCAAATGAGGAGATAAACGTGAGGAAGCTGGAGTCCCTGGAGAAGTATCGCAGCTACGGCCGTTACTTAAAACATGCTGAGGAGGCAAAGAATAAACCTGTCTGGTGGAAGACCTACAGGAGCTACGTGGAAAAAGCCGATCCTGAGCATG GTGCAGAGCGAGTGGACATTGGACTGCCATACTCTGGATCCTCCAGGACCAAACAGCtgatggagaggagacaggtgaTGAAGGATAAGAAGAAGAACGTGGAGCTGGAGAGGGCCTCTCGTCTGCGCACTC TTAAAATCCCTCTGGATCAAGTGCAGGAAACCTGGGCGAAGACCAGTGGTCCGTTTCATATAAGGAGACTGGCGGACCACTATGGGGTCTTCAGAGATCTCTTCCCGATGGCGTATTTTCTACCTCAAGTCTCACTCCACATCTGCTATGGCCAGGGCAACGCTGGTCAAGTGCATTATGGGAATCGACTGACACCAACTGAC GCAGCGTCTGCCCCCCAGATCAGCTTTGATGCAGAGGAGGGCTCCCTGTGGACTCTTCTGCTCACCTGTCCAG aTGAGCATCTTCTGGACAATGAGGCGGAATACATCCACTGGCTAGT AGGGAACATACCAGGCGGAGCAGTGCAGGCTGGGGAAGAGCTGTGTCACTACCTGCCCCCCTTCCCCGCCAGAGGAACAGGCTTCCACCGCTACGTTTATGTCCTCTTCAAGCAGGAGGGACCAATCGGCTTCCAGGAGGATGCCAGGCCATCACCATG CCATTCTCTGGTGGATCGTACATTTAAGACGGTGGATTTCTACAGAAAGCACCAGGACCATATGACACCTGCAGGCCTGGCCTTCTTCCAGTGCCAGTGGGATGATTCTGTCACCAGCACCTTTCACAACACACTCA ACATGAGGGAGCCGGTGTTTGACTTTATCTGGCCTCCAGTGTACCACCCTCCACAGGTCAAATTCCCCCAGGGACAGCCCCTGCGTTACCTGGACAGATACAGAGATGGAAAGGAGCACACCTATGGAATATATTGA
- the fdxr gene encoding NADPH:adrenodoxin oxidoreductase, mitochondrial, whose amino-acid sequence MSGHKLLFDGLKLWTSGRSRWISRLHDGINGRVQACFSSFSPKVCIVGSGPAGFYTAQHLIKARQDVEVDIYERLPVPFGLVRFGVAPDHPEVKNVINTFTQTAKHSRCSFYGNVNVGRDVSVEELQRAYHAVVLSYGAEGNRRMGVPGEDLAGVYSAKDFVGWYNGLPSCRELSPDLSCETAVILGQGNVALDVARILLSPIDILKKTDITQPALEALVDSQVRRVLIVGRRGPIQVACTIKELREMVNLPDTRPEMVAADFEGVTEAVKDLPRPRKRLTELMLKTALEVPGEKEQERRNRASRVWAFRFFRSPVEILANPDNNRTAGIRLAVNRLEGSGEGARAVLTGEVEDVACGLVISSIGYKSLPIDPSVPFDSYKAIVPNSMGRVQQAAGLYCSGWLKTGPTGVIATTMNNSFDTARSLLEDMDSGTLDVSAARPGSQSISGLLEKRGVRPVTFSDWEKIDSVETSRGDATGKPREKLLTVEEMLQLARK is encoded by the exons ATGAGCGGCCATAAACTGCTGTTTGACGGGTTGAAATTATGGACTTCAGGGAGAAGTAGATGGATAAGTCGACTTCATGATG GTATAAATGGACGTGTACAAGCATGCTTCTCCTCTTTTAGCCCGAAGGTGTGTATTGTTGGCAGTGGTCCAGCAGGTTTCTACACGGCCCAGCATTTGATCAAG GCCCGTCAAGATGTCGAGGTGGACATTTATGAGCGGTTGCCTGTACCCTTCGGTCTGGTCAGGTTCGGGGTGGCCCCTGATCATCCTGAAGTCAAG AACGTCATCAACACATTCACGCAGACAGCCAAACATTCACGCTGCAGCTTCTATGGCAACGTGAATGTGGGGAGGGATGTGAGCgttgaggagctgcagcgaGCCTACCATGCAGTTGTACTG AGTTATGGGGCAGAGGGAAACAGGAGAATGGGAGTGCCAGGAGAAGACTTGGCTGGTGTGTATTCTGCCAAAGACTTTGTAGGCTGGTACAACGGCTTGCCCAGCTGTCGAGAG CTGAGTCCAGACCTGAGTTGTGAAACCGCGGTCATTCTAGGACAAGGTAACGTGGCCTTGGATGTTGCAAGAATCCTGCTGTCTCCTATCGACATTTTAAAG AAGACTGATATCACCCAGCCAGCCTTGGAGGCCCTGGTAGACAGCCAGGTCCGCAGGGTGCTGATTGTTGGCAGGAGAGGACCCATACAGGTCGCTTGTACAATCAag GAGCTTAGAGAAATGGTGAACCTGCCGGACACCAGACCTGAGATGGTTGCAGCTGATTTTGAGGGTGTCACAGAGGCTGTTAAAG ATTTGCCGAGACCCAGGAAGCGTCTGACGGAGCTGATGTTGAAGACAGCCCTGGAGGTTCCaggagagaaggagcaggagaggcGAAACCGGGCCTCCCGCGTCTGGGCCTTTCGGTTCTTCCGGAGCCCCGTTGAAATCCTGGCAAACCCTGATAACAACAGAACAGCTGGCATCCGACTGGCTGTCAACAGGCTGGAG GGTTCAGGTGAGGGAGCCCGGGCAGTGCTCACTGGAGAAGTGGAGGATGTGGCCTGCGGCCTCGTCATTAGCAGTATCGGCTACAAGAGCCTCCCCATCGATCCATCAGTACCGTTTGACTCCTACAAAGCCATCGTCCCAAACAGCATGGGCCGTGTTCAACAAGCTGCAG GTCTATATTGTAGTGGCTGGCTGAAAACAGGCCCCACTGGGGTGATAGCCACCACTATGAACAATAGTTTTGACACTGCACGATCCTTATTGGAGGACATGGACTCGGGAACACTGGATGTATCTGCTGCCAGGCCTGGTTCACAAAGCATCAGTGGCCTGCTTGAGAAGAGAG GAGTGAGACCAGTCACTTTCTCAGACTGGGAGAAGATTGACAGTGTGGAGACAAGTCGGGGTGACGCCACTGGAAAACCCAGAGAAAAACTACTGACTGTGGAGGAGATGCTGCAGTTGGCCCGAAAGTGA
- the LOC121624761 gene encoding uncharacterized protein LOC121624761 codes for MRAHWWSCVLGLLCMPAEVILNTSTVSQDPSAISLVRVNSSTEITCSTSFPDPMGFYLHRGFHENRDVVFLDLENGQVNKISTAAEFVGRVRIASNWQTGKGDGFNYGFILQLSLLRSEDTDWYYCSWIYFKPETADLEKLSSIGTAIIVRDYQEQCKTHIGDLIFIALSVTAFTIVLFLFIGALIVRRRRFKKRFRPARPVNPRRPNRPQHVSPQERPYLITSASTLDFRGIL; via the exons ATGAGAGCCCACTGGTGGAGCTGTGTGCTGGGATTACTCTGCATGCCTGCTGAGGTGATACTCAACACCTCGACag TTTCTCAAGATCCCTCGGCCATCTCTCTAGTGAGAGTCAACTCATCTACTGAGATCACATGCTCCACATCATTTCCTGACCCGATGGGCTTCTACCTGCACAGGGGTTTCCATGAAAACAGGGACGTTGTGTTCCTGGACTTGGAAAACGGGCAAGTCAACAAGATTTCTACAGCTGCAGAATTTGTAGGCCGAGTTCGCATAGCTTCAAACTGGCAGACCGGGAAGGGCGATGGATTCAATTATGGATTCATCCTGCAGCTGTCTCTGCTCAGGTCGGAGGACACGGACTGGTATTACTGCAGCTGGATATACTTCAAACCAGAGACGGCGGACCTAGAAAAACTGTCCAGCATTGGCACTGCTATCATTGTCAGAG ACTACCAGGAACAATGCAAGACCCACATCGGGGATCTCATCTTCATTGCCTTGAGTGTGACAGCATTCACTATCGTATTGTTCCTCTTCATAGGGGCATTGATTGTGAGACGCAGACGA tttaAAAAGCGCTTCAGACCTGCCAGACCTGTAAATCCACGCAGACCTAATAGGCCTCAACATGTCAGTCCCCAGGAAAGACCCTACTTGATCACATCTGCAAGTACTTTGGACTTCAGGGGCATTCTGTAA